The following is a genomic window from Rhododendron vialii isolate Sample 1 chromosome 9a, ASM3025357v1.
TAACCTGAGAATTAAAAAACATCCCATTGTCAATTTTGTATCCTAGTTTAGGAGAAGTACTAATGTGGCCCATTACCCACGTGAATATGGGATACTTGTGGTGATAAATACATCAACAGCCGACTCACATGACATTGGTGGTTGTTTTCAAGAAGACCTATCAATTACCCAGAATCTCCACTATATTCTTTAATGCAGATGTCGCACTGTTTTCTTTGATGCAGGAACCTAAAACATCCTTGTAACGATTAGGGGTCCCTAATCTAGGAGTTGTATATAGCCTGTGATATCCATCTAGTCAAGAGACTCAAGACATTCTTGTCCTGAATAGGTTATGACTTAGTATGATCTAGGCGCAGGGTTCCAAAGAAAGAATCTCGACATACTCAGAAGTATTCAACTTGAACAACAATAGCTGGAGGTCAATTATCAATACAAGTTATTCCCACTGCAACATGTCCATATATCCATGATTTGTTTGCTTAAGATTTAAACAGCAaccaaatcaatcaaaaaaaatgaaatcaactCAACAGATTGATAGCACAAAATTGTACCTTCTCGTACAGAGCGTCTAGTGCATCTGTAGTCACAGGATACCCTACTCGGAAAGTTGGTACAGACAGACTCTCCACCATGTTCTTTGAGACAGCGGCTTGCATCCCTGTGAAGAGTGATGACTGATGAGCAAAAAATGAACCATAATATAGTTAGAATGCGCAAATTGAATCTGATCCCTGGGTTACTGCTCAAGCGACAAGCAATAGGCGGGGAGGACAGGATTCGAATCCATAAGGACCATAACATTACATAcccaaaagtcaaaacaaaCGCCGCTACCAAAGTTGCGCCAAATCCCTTTAAGTAGTCTGTAGTGTCATTGTAGAGAAATTTCGAGTCTTGACTAGTTTTCCACACCCCTCCCCAGATTCACACCATTTCTCTTGCCATTTCTTAATTTTGGTCTAATGGATCATATACACCCTAATCCCCCGCATTTATGTAAACAATGGAGTATTTCCTACATGAGTCTTGCTAACTGCGGTAGATAATATGCACATAATGTCAAACAagtgagaaattcaatacacaTCTCACAGACAAACATTAATACACTTTTGGTCCAGCTAACTAGGATAATATGCCAATAATTGCAAacaagttcggatatcaatacgtatctcacggatattaatacactcTCACAGATATCATTATATTTTCTCAGATATAATTCTCCTTTTACCTATTATCCCCCGCCTAACTGTAGCATTTTCCATACACTTTTTGCAGACATCATTTCACCCTTTTTCACATTATATGTGCGGTGATTAGCATTTTCCATTTGCAAGAAACTAAATTAGTACAAGGGTTCGCACCAGTGAAGGCCACAACAGTAGACCCCGGAATCTCAGGATACGTAGTTGCACCGGCAGCTTTAGGAgccgccgccgctgccaccacAGGAGCAGCAGTAGCAGCAGCCGCCGCAACAGCAGCAGGAGCACTCTTCGACGGCGCAATCCCAGCAGCAGCTTCGACATCCGCCGCGGTTATCCTCCCAAACGGCCCGGTCCCAACCACCGAATTAACATCCACTTTATGCTGCTTCGCCAGCTTCTTCGCGTATGGCGTCACCACAATCCTCCTCGGCCCTATTAAcataatattagaaaatattaaGTTACCATGTTTTGTATTGTAGATTCTATTATTCACGTTCCCTGGTTAGTTTATTACTCAATTTTCCTAGTTGTTTTTGGTTTCTTAGTCACCTGTCGCCGGTGGAGcaggagcagcagcagcagcaaccgCCACGGGCGGCGGGGACGGAGCGGAGGCCACCGCCGGCGGAGGAGCGGATAGATTAGACGATGATGAgctggcggcggcggcggctttGGCCTTGGCCTCGGGGACGTCGGCTTCGGTCTCGGCTAATAAGCCGATGGGGGCGCCGACGGGGGCGACCTCGCCCTCGGCGACGACGATGGCGGCTAGGATGCCGTCGTAGAAGGTCTCGACGTCCATGTCGGCCTTGTCGGActcgacgacgacgacggacTCGCCCTTGGAGAGGACGTCGCCCTCGGATTTGATCCAGGAGACGATCTTGCCCTCAGTCATGGTGGAGCTGAGGGCCGGCATGAAGATCTCCCTGATCTTGGCTCGGACGGTCAGGATCCTGCGGCGGGGGCGGATGGGGAATGCGGTGAAGGGACGGGATTGGAGGCCGGAGGAGGTGACGGACGAGGAGAATGACATTGCTGGCGCCCTAGATTGAAGCAGAGGAGCCattgcggagagagagagagagagagagagagagagagagagagattggtggAGGTGAGATTGTTCAACTATAAAGACAGAGAGAATGCGTtttaagagagaaaaagagagatagTGGGCGGAGAAGACGAGGGGGGGAAGTTGGTTGGAGGCTTTGAGCTCTCCGCAGTGTTAAACATCGCCCAGGCATTGATAATGTCATGGAGTTCGTTGGAATACTTTGGTAAATATCAAATGCACCCCCAGCTTGTCTCTGTTTGTTTCAAATGCATCACCAGTCGGAGTGCACACTGTTTGTGCTAAATTAGTTCAACTTTTGATAAAATGATTGTGCGTAGGCGTGgcagaaaagaataaaaattatcattttcagtTTAACTCAAAAAATGGCTAACTTAATCAGGCAATTGTCATTATCTGTTCGAGTACCTCAATTAAGAGGATTTTTCTAAAGGGGTCAATTAAACTGAATCGACACAATTCAAATAAGGAAATCAGAAAAGATAATTGAGCATAAGTAAGCTTGAATTTAATTAAAAGCAAACTTATACGCGATTATTTTTAGACTTCGATGAGAACAACACGAAAATATAAGTGCACTTGAATCTAATCGAAAGCAAACTTATATGCGATTATTCTTTTAGCAAGAACAAGACAGAACGATATAAGATGccttgaatttaatcaaaagtaagTTTATATTCAAATAAGTCTTCAAACTTGTAAAATATTAGACTACAACTATATTAATTCATAAGTCCTAAACTACTTTAGATATTTGAACAACCATTTTGGTATGTCAGATGATTTTTGTCGGGGGTTCTTCTTCATTTccttcttctatttatagacaaaGGGTCTATCCATAGCATTTGTTCTCTACGTTCTCTTGAATGTCTGAGTCttcatttgaatttgatttgaaatgtCGTAATTCCCTCCTAGAACGGTTGTAACTGCCTTCGAACTGCTGTTGACTTGGTCTTTTCAGAAAACTCTTCTCCTTTCCACGTTTGATGTTGCAGATTGTGGCTAAACACATAGATAATGGCTTCCTACTTTTGTGTAATCATGGGTTAGTGCTTCGAAATAGGTTATCCAGATGATTTATGAATAAACACAATTGATTTCCCTTATAAAACGAGTCCCTAATGACACCGTTCGATGGTTTTAAAGAGTTAATCAACGGTTATGCTTAATTATCATCTTAATATATGTCACTATGTGACCAAACGTGATCGTTTCCAATCTAAACGACACCGTATGATACTAAAATAATATCGTAATTAAACCCTTCGATTCTCAATGTCTCGAGCATAACTACAACGTTTTTTGATCGGTCCACACACTGTTTGGTGCCACGTGTAATTTTCTTATTTGGTGGTATATTTTTGATGTAAACACGCCCTTGCATTACAAAGCTATAGTGCCCTACGCCAGTCATTCGTCTCATAAATCAACGatccaaaattttagaaaaatcttCTATGGAAGAGTATTCTCTTCTTTGGAAGAATTTTCTTTACTCTGGACAGTTGAGATTATGTCCTGCAACCCTGTAGTGCATCCCTGCACTACAGGGTCTTCGATTCCCTCTTTACCCCATTTTTTCGGATAAGAACAATGCTacgaacacaattttaaaacataaTTTCGAACACAACTATATTCAAAGCCATTTGATGCACATGGTATCATATAAACATTTATGTCTGAAGTTGTGTCTGAAAATTGTGTTCCTAGACGTTTTATTTGGATAATCAGTAATCACTAGGGCACAAAACAGCTTTCTCCTTTTATACCACAAATCAAGTGTAATAATTAGACCATTTTCGGAAGACATTAATTGTAATTATTAAGACAACTTTGGGCATAACAACTTTAAATTTAATAATTGGTCCTCTTTCTTCCAGCGATTTTCACATTCACTTCTTTATAATCACACCTTTCTTTTTTGCTCTTCCTTGTATTAATTTACACATTTGACATTCTTTTGTATACTCGTTCACACTTAGAATGACAAGATTATAGATTTAAATTGCAAGAGGACCAAAAAAGAGTGTATTTGTCAAAAATGGAGCATGAATCTCTTAAAGAAATTCGTACATTTTCCAACCTCCCAAAAAATATttctacatattattttttaattttaacacCAAATTagtgtaatatatatatatatatatatatatatatatatatatatatatatatatatatatatatacagtccggatccaatgagggatcccgcacggtgctaccgtgcgggactcccctttcccaatcgaattgcgacgatccgagccgctcaaagtgattagaacgtgattttaagggtactcgcgataaatcagcaaaaaaaatgattgggaagggcttgatccgaacggttttttattgaacggttcagtaaaaaattgctcgaatcaaacccttcccgatcattttttttgctaatttctcgtgggtacccttaaaatcacgttctgcacactttgagtggctcggatcgttGCGATTCGATCCGGAAAGGGGAGTCTCGCACCATAAGGCTTtacgggatccctcattggatccggactgtgtatatatatatatatatgtgtgtgtgtgtgtgtgtgtgtgtgtggagtcTAGGCAGTTGATTTTATCACTCTCctatttgttaatgtcactcctctTTTACTAAAACACCCTTGTATTTGGaaagttagaaaaaaaaaatagcaccaTAAAGTGCAATGGTGTTTTAGTAGATTCAccctaataaaaacaaaaggggGGCGGTATTAACAAACAgtagagtggcaaaatcattagCCTTTGAAAATGTACGAATTTCTTTAATGGACATTTAAAGTAGGACGGAGGGAGTTCCACTTTTTTCATTGGCAATTATGAGGATAAAAATTATGTACAGGCAGATGGAAACAATCGAGTCATTTGAATTTGATTCGTATGTGATTGGTCAAGACAACAAttaaaatttgatatttttttaaaaggtcaatatatatatatacagtccggctCTTATGAGGAccatctcattttaataaaatgtggacctcactgtcccgatcgaattttgatgatccgagccgctcaatgtgttcagaacgtgattttaaaggtacctgcgagaaatcaacaaaaaaaatgatcgagaagggcttcattcgagcagtttttatttattttttatcaaacggttcaaacaaaaactactcagatgaagcccttcccgatcattttttttgccaatttcatgcggtacctttaaaatcacgttttgaacacattgagcggctcggatcatcgaaattcgatcggaaaatggaagaaatgaggaggtccgcattttagttaaaatgcggactccctcatttgagactgactgaatatatatatatatatatatatatatatatatatatatatagtccggttcccttgagggatcccgcacgggcttaccgtgcgggactcccatttttcgatcgaattgggacgatccgagccgctcaaagtaatcagaacgtgattttaagggtactcgcaagaaatcagcaaaaaaaatgatcgggaaaggcttgatctgagcagttttttattgaacggttcagtaaaaaactgctcggatcaagccctttccgatcattttttttgctgatttctcgcgggtacccttaaaatcacgttatgaacacattgagcagctcggatcgtcacaattcgatcgggaaaggggaggtccaCACGGTAAACTGGTAAGAGATCCCTCACTGAATCTGtggtatgtgtgtatatatatatatatattcccttCCAACCCTTTGTTACTGCAAATTTGAAGGCAATTTACTTCCACTTAAACTCATAAGCCGGGGAGTTCATGTTTCGTTAGGCCCAAAAACTGAGTACAGTACTAGTTTGGAAAGACTTAGGTGGGCTGAAAGTTCACAACTCTCATCGGGCCCAACTCAAGTTTGGCAATTGTTTGCACCATGTGTGGTCAAGTCATTAGGCCCAATTCACTTGCTCATCACTCATCAGGATTTTGGGATTTGggactctctctttctctgtgcacacggtcttcaataaattcTCTTAATTATTACTATCATATCtttatctatttctctctacttattatccaaaatctcaaaactaaaatctcaaaacgaacaagccctgAAATTTTGAATCCTCGAATCTGGATTCCATACATCACATTTATTGGAAAAAACGTCAAGAAATTCCAGTTGAAGAAACAAAGGACCACAGTTTCTCTATGTTATTGTTACTGAAATTCCAAAAGAGCACGTGCTTTACAAGTATCTTTCTAAAAGTGAGTACAAATTTTAGAGTTGTGGCTTGCATATTGCGGCAGGTGCTGCCGAATAGGACGGATTCACTAGGAGGATGGGAAGCAACTGATAAGAAGGCTGAGGCCATGGCTAGCATTTGCAGTTGGGATTTTACAACTCCATAGATCATCCAAATCTCGTTTTGTAGACGTATGATTAATGATTTTGTACAACTAGCTTCATCTGAAAAATACTATAGGATTGGGCTTAAGCAGAGCAGTGCCAATCAACTTTAGGCCCGTGTCAAGATGCTGGGCATGGGCATGGGAAGACCAAGTCAAAGAAGTTTTTTTGTCAATTCACGCGCTTACGTACACTTCTCTTGTCAGCCTTTTCATTAAATATCATGACAGGTCACAACGGGTTGAGTATGAGAAATgattatataattaattaatatatatGTTAATAACTCAATGAACGCTCAACCCATTTATAATCGGTTCAAACTCGCATAAAACCAACTCGTGTTTGACGTTCATCGCCCATAGGTGACTTCTATACATGAGCTTTCTTACCTCATCatctcttttaaaaaattacttacTTACCTCATCATATTCCAGCATGCGGGATAAGAATTTTGACATTCTCTGAAGCAGAAATTCCCTATGTTTGGCACACAAGGTCTCATTCATAGTAGATTTATCTTAATATTCAGAATAATTGAACTTGGACTTTTAGTAATCCTAAAGCTTGCAGAGGAGCCAAGCGGAGACCTTTagaaaaaatagatagagaacaTGTATGCTTGAGCCTAAAGAtcaaactatttttgttaattgaagTGTCTGGTAGGGATGACAATCAGACCCGCCCCACTCCGAATAGGGCGGGTTTTCCAAATCATTTTTGGGTATAGGGTTGGGGTTAAAATTCTAAAACCTGACCGGGTTCGGGGTGGAAGTACCTCTCCCCTAAACCAGCCCCAAAATACCCGCCCCGAACCCTTCCcgacatatatttatatatataattatacttttatcctaatttcattatcattatacttagtaaaatttaacatttttaccctaatattattatcattatacttaaaatttaccatttttaccctaatattattatcattatactaaaaaatcttatattcttaattttatattttcaccattatacGAAACTATCACTTCTTTtataattaatttcttttattttgtttttagattaccaaaaaaaaattaatttcttacTGGGCGGGGCGGGTAAACCCGTTTTCCAATTGGGGCGGGAACGGGGGTACCCACAAAATACCCAGTCGGGACCGTGTAATAATATTCGGGTCGGGGTACACAAAAACCTGTCTCGTCCTGTTGTCATTCCTAGTGTCTGGGTCATCGAACGCATGGAATGCATACCTCGACTACTTTTCGGGTCTTTTAACTATCGGCTCACGAGATATGATTATTGGAACATAGAATTAGActaaggagaaattttttggtgccgAGTGCATATATCTCATGTGGTACCTGCTCAGCATACTTTTGGATGACTCGGattgaaatcctctctctcctctcactccaatactttctctttttttttctctccaatttcgAGCCGTCAAAAACCGTATTAGATGGCTCGGATGCGCCCaacgggcaccacgtggtacccacccggctcTGGATTTTTCCTAGACACAGAGAGAGTATGCTTAATCTTGTAAGCAACAACAATGCAATAATCTTTACACTTTGACAAATCGGAACAGGGGAAAAAAGGTTGGTGGTGGGGCTGCCTTATCAGTGAATGGAGCATCTTTTTCAACATAGCACACGACAACGACCTTCTCCCCCTTTTGTTGTTACTAAAATATGCTGTTTTAATTTAACTCGTCAATCCGTCATATCTCCGATCTCTTTGTTGTCCAACCTATGAAGCATCTCAAAGAGATGGGATTACCCCATCAAATGTAGCACAAGCTGCTGTTGGTatatcactctctctctctctctcgcctgCCTGCAAGGTGAAGCTTGATCCGGTAGCACTTCACTGCTCTGTATGAAGGCTTCTTCTCTAACTGCAGAACAGCCATGGCAATTCCTGGGTGGAAAAAGGTGTCAAATAGTAGCTTGCTTCTTTCTCGGTCTAGCCTCGCCTCGGTCGAATCCTTAACCATGCCTCTGGTTAGTCTCTCTTTCGTGgggttattctttttttttttgatcagatttCGTGGGGTTATTCTTCACGCAAGTGTTAATTTATGCTCGGAAAATTATTTAGTAGTACGGGAGCACCATCTCGTGACCACTGGCTCTTTATAGTACTGGAATTGGATAATTTTCCTGTCTCTAGTGCCTTTTTGCTATGCAGTTCCACTGCTGTGCTCATTCCCCCTTTGGTGGTGGGTTCTAATTGCAGGTCCATGAAATTGTTCTTCTAGCGGACTTCCGGTGCGCAAAATGTCAGCAAAGGGTGGCCGACATTATTTCCAGAATGAAATGTaagcttttttttcccccctctttGTAGACTTGTAGCCTTTGTCCAATTTGCCAATTTAAAAGTTGATTGAGATGGGTATTTTGCTGGATATTGTCAATTTGTCATATTGATTGCTAAAAAACGGAAGCTAATCGATTAAATGAAACTTAATTGGGAATTTTAGTTTTTCCAAAAAGttgattttacaaaaaaaagaaagaaaaagaagcagctAAAAGTTGGCCATACAAATTGCAACAAAGGAACCGAGGGTTGGTCTGCTGGTCCTTGGAACTTAGGAGCTTATTCCCTCTTATGCATTTAAGCTCGAAACTTTTTAGTTGCTATCAATTTCAATGGGACCAGTTCATATAGAGGTCTAATGTGCCTTTGATTTGAACCTCCCTCAAGTGAGCGATAGAATTGCATCAATTAATCCCACAAGATTAATCGAGATCTGTGTAAGCGGACCCGGACACCCAAATTATAAGACCGGAAGTCTGTTGCAGCAGCTTTGAGTTCAGTAGCAATTGGGATCCCGGCGTTCGGGGGTCACGTGTAGCACTTTTTAGTCCTTTGGATGCCAAAGTTAAGAAAGCTCTCATGCCTTTAAACACTTTTTTTGTGCGGCTAATGATGGTTTAGATTCTCTTTATTTGGCAAATGGAGTCCACATTGGATTCTCTTCATAATAACTGATTTGATCTTTTTGGAATTACTGTACTTTCTTTTACAGAACACTATCAGATTTATGGGTATGGTAATTCCTTTTCAAGAAGGATATGGGTAGAGGGCCGTAGGGGTCCTTTCCCCTTACTGCCAAAGAGGGTCCTTCCCCTTACTGCCAAAGAGGCAAAGAGTAGTTTGTTGGTGGCATGGTTGCCTTCTTTTATGATTAGTTTtagagaaaatgacggccaatgacgtgttttgataattaatacctgtcaagaatattttcagcattaacaaatattctcagcatgtcgttggcggatattaattatcaaaacacgtcctggtcTATCATTTTCCCTTAGTTTTAGCTGTGAAGCTCATCCATTGAGTCTAGAGATCAAAAACCTTGTGGTCTCCTCAAAAAAGGGGCAGGAACGGGAATGAAATTAACAGGTTAATGAACGAAATTAACAAGTTAATTATAAGGTAGATACACATTGATAGCTATAGTTTTAAGCAACACTCGGTCCCCCGAAGACTTGgtatattttgaaaatgatgcATAATAGCCTCATTCATTTTGTGATTAACTTTCGATGGGAAGAAACCGCTTATAAGATTTCTATGCATTTATATCAATTTGGGGCAATTTTGAGATTTATTGTAGGGTCAAAATTGCAAATTTGACTACAAATATGAAATGTCCCTGTGAGAAATCAGAATGGGTGAGGTCAACTAATCCTACTTGCACCTTTTCAAGTATTCCCTCCCCCATGAGGAGGGAGGATTCATTGAGTTGCCTTAAACcgccttgtttttttttattttttattttttatttccagTGTAGtcacttttttttgggtttgactATTAGTGTGCCCGAGCTAGTTTATGCGGACCTCGACTGCGGTCCGATCAAATGCAGGCTATCCAACCCTGGACTAGAGAAtttataagaaaattattttcttgcagcCTGACCTCAAGAATCAAATTTTGAACGATTGTGCAGGGAGCAAATCCACCAACCAACTGGACTGCTTGGGGC
Proteins encoded in this region:
- the LOC131301714 gene encoding dihydrolipoyllysine-residue acetyltransferase component 4 of pyruvate dehydrogenase complex, chloroplastic — encoded protein: MAPLLQSRAPAMSFSSSVTSSGLQSRPFTAFPIRPRRRILTVRAKIREIFMPALSSTMTEGKIVSWIKSEGDVLSKGESVVVVESDKADMDVETFYDGILAAIVVAEGEVAPVGAPIGLLAETEADVPEAKAKAAAAASSSSSNLSAPPPAVASAPSPPPVAVAAAAAPAPPATGPRRIVVTPYAKKLAKQHKVDVNSVVGTGPFGRITAADVEAAAGIAPSKSAPAAVAAAAATAAPVVAAAAAPKAAGATTYPEIPGSTVVAFTGMQAAVSKNMVESLSVPTFRVGYPVTTDALDALYEKVKAKGVTMTALLAKAAAMALAQHPVVNSTCKDGKSFTYNSSINIAVAVAINGGLITPVLQDADKLDLYLLSQKWKELVEKARAKQLQPHEYNSGTFTLSNLGMFGVDRFDAILPPGQGAIMAVGASKPTVVADADGFFSVKSKMLVNVTADHRVIYGADLAAFLKTFSKIVENPESLTM
- the LOC131301715 gene encoding uncharacterized protein LOC131301715; translation: MAIPGWKKVSNSSLLLSRSSLASVESLTMPLVHEIVLLADFRCAKCQQRVADIISRMKCEPESVEVSVLEKKVTLTCRSVTRTIGKSARPHGSSM